DNA sequence from the Oncorhynchus clarkii lewisi isolate Uvic-CL-2024 chromosome 24, UVic_Ocla_1.0, whole genome shotgun sequence genome:
tatctccactttctttctatttatctccactttctttctatttacctccactttctttctatttacctccactttctttctatttatctccactttctttctatttatctccactttctatttgtctccactttctttctttctatttacctccactttctttctatttacttCCACTTTCTTTCTGTTTACCTCCaatttctttctatttacctccactttctttctatttatctccactttctttctatttaccgccactttctttctatttatctccactttctttctatttacctccactttctttctatttacctccactttttttctatttatctccactttctttctatttacctccactttatttctatttatctccactttctttctatttatctccactttatttctatttacctccactttctatttatctccactttctttctatttacctccactttctttctatttacctccactttctttctatttatctccactttctttctatttatctccactttctttctatttacctccactttctttctatttatctccactttctttctatttatctccactttctttctatttacctccactttctttctgtttacatccactttctttctatttatctccactttctttctatttatctccactttctttctatttatctccactttctttctatttacctccactttctatttatctccactttttttctatttatctccactttctttctatttatctccactttctttctatttacctccactttctttctatttacctccactttctttctatttacctccactttctttctattcaTCTccactttctatttatctccactttctttctatttatctccactttctatttatctccactttctttttatttatctccactttctttctagtTTTCATTTCATTCTGTGGTCATTTTTAGGTTGAGAGTCTCCAAACTGAGTAAACAACATTGCCAATCAGCGTTTTACTTCTTGTTGTAAAGTAAGTCGCCTTGGCTTGTGCAAGCTGGAACAGCTCATAGGAGTGGCATCTCCTGTTTCTATAGCATGAGGcggcttgatgtacaagtacacccccctGGGCAGCGAactagtctatcgcagggccttacccccaatcTATTTCcctaatgctgagtgccaagcagagacgcATCAGGTTCCATTTTTACAGTATTTGGTATGACTTGGCATTGAACTCCCAAACGTCCAATCTCTGGGCAAatactctaaccacaaggccacgGCATTGTCTACTGCTTGTTGACTGGTGTCAAAAAATACCCCTTTGAAATCATCCAAACTCGCATCATAGTGACCAAATTGAAAGACACTCCACACCTGAGTGTCAACCACAGTATTAAGACACAAGCTTATGCCAAAACGCGTGAACACTCTAGCTGTGCCACAGAGAGCCACTTCTTTGTTTCGGTGAGGTTGGCAGAAAATCTCCCTCAGTTCACATCTCATCGCATTTGTTTGTTTGGATCATATGGACAGATTTGAAAACTGAAACGCAACACGGACGGGCAGACTACTAATTATGCAGAAACttaaacatctctctctccccatctctcctcctcttatcaTCTCTCTGCTAACCTTCCCATGTAAGTGGGTGAACCCATTTCTCACCCCTCTGCCCCTCAGCACATGAAGTGTCAGGAAATGGTGAAAACAACCGGATTACAGATAGTAATGTAATTCATCTGCCTACCTGTCGCTATGCCTGGGGCTCCATGCTCCTgctgtccttgtctcatcacagGCTCTTCTAACGGTCTACTAATGTAATATCCTTCCTGTCAGGGGGATGTTGCTCTCGGAGATAGCTCACCCTGATAGTTTTATTGACTGTATGATATACCtttaccatgttttgtgcttgGAAAAATTACAATTTGCATACACATTTTCCATTGGAGATATTAAATGTGACATGTAACTGATTACTTCTTCCCCCCCTTTCCCTCCCAGTCTCAAGGTGATGCTGTCGACGCCTCCCCCTAACGGGGCGCTGGACCTTTCGGGCATCCCCTTGACGGTGCGTGACATGGAGCGCCTGTGTGCCTACCTGCAGCGCCACGCGCCCATCATCTGCAGCCTGGAGATGGGCTTCACCGAGCTCACCGACGacgccttcctcctcctcctgcccacGCTGGCCGCCCTGCCCCGCCTGGAGACCCTGGCCCTCAACGGCAACAGGCTGACCCGTGCCGTCCTCAAGGAGCTGACGGACAGCCTGAAGGACCCGGCCAGCTTCCCCAGTGTCACGTGGATCGACCTGGGAAACAACGTGGACATCTTCTCCCTGCCCCAGCCCTTCCTGGTGAGTCTGAGGAAGCGCTGCCCCAAGCAGGGCAACCTGCCCACCATCCTGGAGTTTGGTGAGAGCCAGGCCAGCGAGCCCgaggggagggtgggggatgATGACGATGACAGGGATGACATCAACAGGACAGAGAGCATGGATGAGCTGAGGtcggaggtggagggggagatggaCGGAGAGACGGAGATTGAGGAGATGATGGAAGAGTTGTTGGACTTTGACCTGGAGGTGCAGGGGAAGGAGGACGAGATCGAGGACAGCATGTGGACaatggaggagcagaggagggaggagacacggGGACAGGGAATTAAGAAGATGGTGGAGAGGGCGGAGCTAGAGGAGGAAGACACACAGAGTCAGTCTTCCCACTTGTCGTGCTCCAGCCAATCGCAGCATTCTTCTGGAGTGGTTGAACTGATgaaggaggaagaaggagaggaggggactgaTCACTTAGACCCCCTGACCTGAGCAAGAACCCCGGTCCACTCTGCTTGGAACTTCCCCTCCCACGTTTTGTCTAGAATGAGAAGAGAGCAGTACCAGCAAGCAGTGAACGCTCGTATAACGTTAGGTAACGTTCTTGGAATGCATAGGTAACCGGAAATTGTTTCCTGGGTTGGACATCTGGGGGAGGGGCTCTGTCATCTCAACCGACTGGAATGGTTCCGGAATAACCAACTGATCTGGGTGGACTGTTCGTCCACGGATGCACAGTTTAGGGAGATGACAATCCAGGTTGAAAGCAGACGTTTGTGATAACTCTTATTGTTGTTTCATTATGAATTAGGATTATAATCCTCTGTAGTAAAGAGTAATAGATATATTATATATCAAATGtagaaaacaaataaaacatttctaaTGTACATGTGGCTATGTCATATCTGGCACGTATGAGATGTTTCGTTCAGGTTTTACTCCCTGCTCACCCTGTCCTATAGATGGAGGAATGCCTATGTGCCTGTCACTTGTTCCCCTGTTGGTGGAGAGACtgtatgtcagagagagagacagacagatggctgacggatggacggatggacagacaaacagactggtagAAAGACAGAAGAAGAGCGGTAATTCCctctgatactacagtatgtctgtctctctatctctctgaccAGCACTCTCTTTCACCAATCCTACCTACCCAGTATTTTTTGATGCATATGCGTGCTCCAGTGTGTCGATTTTCCGATGTGATCTGAGTGCAGCGAGAGTACCTTTAAACAAGTGCTATTGGCGGAAAGAATTGATGGAAACCAAAAAAAAAGATTGGTTGTAAGGCGGGTTAAAAGATGCTGACTATAAGGCTCATGATTGTAAAGCATGTGAGGGAGGAGTCTGTTACTGTTTAGGCTAAGGAAAAGAGCATAGGTGCTACGGTGACCGGCGCTACGGCGACAGGAGCTATAACAACCCATCTTTAGCAGCCTCACTTGTTCCCTTTATCCCTGCCAGTCATGTCGAGTGCACGTATCACTTATAACCGTTGTATCAACACGTTTAATGGGATTTTGTTGTGTGGTTACGACAATGCCATCTAACATGGACTGTCTCTAGGCTACGGCTATAGAACATTCCCTCATTCTCAGTAAATATGTAGCTTTCCCCATTTGTAACAACGGTCTAATAAAACGCTTTGAGAATTAGGATTATGCGCTTCATCTCCTTTGTTAATTGTGTATGTGAGGTACCTTATGCCTTTAAGGGTTATGTGTCAGCCGAGGTGAATGCAATTGGGTCCAGATATTCAATGTCAGTTCTGGGAAGTGTAATTCCTCAAAACTATTATCATCCCCCAAAACAGATCGACATTTGTGCTGATAATGTGGTTACTGTACTGTAAATGAGAAGAGCGTGTATTCTGTTCACCCGGGCTACTCCTATCTGAGACATGTCTTATTCATTCAAGTCTTTCTTATTTCAGGGAGAGTCCAGTTGAACACAACGTTGTGTGTATGTGGGCCTGTAGGAGATGTCATAGACGAGTTCACTGTCTGTGTTCCACTGTGTCTCCGATGAATTTCTCTGTGCGAGTGCTTTGTCTGTCTGGGTGCCGTCTCTTGTGTCTCGGTGGCTGGTTTTGGGAGTACAGACTCAACTGCTTCCCTAGGTCCCCCAGACGGTGTGTAACAGTCACCAGAGACACTGCTAACAGTGATAAGAATTGGAAGACGTTTCTCTGGAACTCAGTACATATTATCTGTCATACTGAGGAGATGTGATAATGCAGTTTCTTTGTATACTACCGGTAAAAacttttagaacacctactcattcaagtattatttattttttttgtgactattttctacattgcagaataatagtgaaggcatcacacctatgaaataacacacatggaatcatgtagtaaccaaaaaaagtgctaaacaaatccaaatatattttagatttgagattctttaaatagccaccctttgccatgattacatatttgcacactcttggcattctctcaaccaggttcacTTGGAATGctcttccaacagtcttgaaggagttcccacatatgctgagcacttgttggctgcttttccttccctctgcggtccgactcatcccaaaccatctcaatttgattgaagtcgggggattgtggaggccaggtcatctgatgcagcactccaacactctccttcttggtaaaatagccattacacagcctggaggtgtgttggttattgtcctgttgaaaagcaaatgatagtcccactaagcccaaaccagatgggatggcatatcgctggaAAATGCTGTGATAGCCTTGCtggtaaagtgtgccttgaattttaaatagaTCACAGTGttaacagcaaagcacccccacaccataacaccacctcctcctccatgctttacgggggggaaatacacatgtggagatcatccattcacccacaccgtgtctcacaaagacacggcagttggaaccaaaaatctctaatttggactccagactaaaggacaaatttccaccagtctaatgtccattgctcatgtttcttggcccaagcaaacctcttcttattattattgtcctttagtagtggtttctttgcagccttttgaccatgaaggccggaTTCACACAGCcccctttgaacagttgatgttgagatgtgtctatcacttgaactctgtgaagcatttatttgggctgcaatttctgaggctggtaactcaaatcaacttatcctctgcagcagaggtcactctgtggcaaactacctgccctccaggacacctacagcacccgatgtcacaggaaggccaaaaagagaTCATCAAGGAGGACaaacacccgagccactgcctgttcaccctgctatcatccagaaggcgaggtcagtacaggtgcatcaaagctgggactgagagactgaaaaacagcttctatctcaaggccatcagactgttaaacagccatcactaacatatagaggctgctgccaacatacacattcaaatctctggccactttaataaaggtataaaggtatcactagtcactttaaataacggcactttaataatgtctacataccctacattactcatctcatatgtatatactgtattctgtacCATCTAcggtatcttgcctatgccgcacggccatcgcgcattcatatatgtatacatacatattcttattctcccctttacacttgtgtgtataaggtagtcgttgtgaatttgtttgattacttgttaaatattactgcactgtacactagaagcacaagcattttgctacactcacattaacatctgctaaccatgtgtatgtgaccaatcaaatttgatttgattttgggtcttccattcctgtggcggtcctcatgagagctagtttcatgatagcgcttgatggtttttgtgactgcacttgaagaaacctccAAATTTCTTGacatttaaagtaatgatggactgtagtttctctttgcttttttaagctgttcttgccataatatggaattggtcaatTACTAAAAAGtctaccttctgtataccacccctaccttgtcacaacacaactgataggctCAAATGCAATAACAAGGaaaggaaattccacaaattaacttttaagattgttaattgaaatgcattccaggtgactacctcatgaagttggttgagagaatgccaagagtgtgcaaagctgtcatcaaggcaaagggtggctatttgaacaatctcaaatttaatatatatttagatttgtttaacacttttttggttactacatgattccatgtgtgttatttcatagttttgatgtcgtcactattattctacaatgtagaaaatagtaaaaacccttgaatgagtaggcgttctaaaacttttgaccggtagtgtatacttGTTTGTTTGGGaatctttgtttgtttgtttgggaaTCTCTGGCAACTCTCTCCTAACTGTCCACAGTTACTGCCCACAGGACTGCAATTTCCCCTCCAAACCAGTGGATGATTATTAGTGGAATATTAAATCAAAACAAGCTAAATGTGCCtgggtttaaaaaaaatctaaaatacaaATAAACCAAAGGTGTGTACTGGAATTTCTAGACTTGTGTGTACTTGAATTTCGCTATTATGATATTGAGtgtatcatctctctctatctctgtctctctgtctctctgtctctctgtctctctctctctctctctttctctctctctctctctctgtctctctgtctctctgtctctctctctctttctctctctctctctctctgtctctctgtctctctgtctctctgtctctctctctctctctctgtctctctgtctctctgtctctctctctttctctctctctctctgtttctctgtctctctgtctctctctctttctctctctctctctctctctgtctctctgtctctctgtctctctctctctctctctgtctctgtctctgtctctctgatccTTGCTCTCTCAGTTTAGGTGATGAATTGGAAAGGAAACTTCTGCGTATTTCCATGAAATGAAAACCAAGTGACTTGCTGTCTTGCCAATGCGATGAAATAAAAACCTTAAATACTGTATTCTGGTAAACATATCTGTTTTTTCTTTTTCTACATGTTTTCTTTATTATACTATCAGTCTTTCCCCTCTTCTTGGTCTCATTATATTGTAACAGATTATGAATAAAATGCCTGAGCAGTGAGCTGCAGTAAATAATCCCTAATTCTCTGCCTGAAAATATTTTGGAATGTTGCCTTGGACTTCAGCTCCAAATTTCCTCCCAAAGCACTTTTTTTCCAGAATAACTTTGCATTTTTCCCATATATGGAGTTTCAGTGCTATTTCTTGGATCAATAACTAGAGCAGTCTGTCTCTCCCACTCGCACAGACAATGAGCAAACAAAGACTTAGACGCATTGAGTTGGTAACAGAGTTGGAGGTGGACACACAGATGGGGCGCAGGTGCTGCTCTGCTGACCCCCTAGCAGACCAGTTGTTCTGTGATTCTCTGCACGATCCATCCAGAGTCGAGAAGATGTAACACAGTGCTCTAGAGTCAGGGTTTTGCCAGGCAATCTGGGTCGTCTCACACTAGGCGGCCACAATAAATGTAGCTAGTTTCCATCGCATCAGTCCAGATATGCAAATTCAGGAAAACCCCAGATGCCTAAGACATATATTCAGGAAAACCACAAATGCCTTCTTAATCTTTTTTTAGTGAGGAATGAGGAAGAAAAGGTGGTTGgaaataattttttaaaacttaaAGTAGGTACTTCAAGGGACATTTGTGAGTGCCACTTCCTAGGGAGCTATTGCTCCAACTGAACTACACCAGATCCAGTTTTTATTTTTCTAATGATACCATTGGAATGATGCCCAGAAAATTATattgaaaacacatttttttggCACTCTTTTGGGTCTCTGGTATTATACTGACATCTGGTGGTCACTTTTGGAAACATCATAAAAGTGAAAACAAAGAGCGACTGCCTCTGGAAAGCAGCATCTTGTTTTGAAAATGTCCTGTGTGGCATCGACATGAGTCAGAAACATGCTTTCTAGTGTCAtttattatacactgctcaaaaaaataaagggaacactaaaataacatcctagatctgaatgaatgaaatattcttattaaatacttttttctttacatagttgaatgtgctgacaacaaaatcacacaaattgtCAATGGAAATCCAATTTATCaaaccatggaggtctggatttggagtcacactcaaaattaaagtggaataccacactacaggctgatccaactttgatgtaatgtccttaaaacaagtcaaaatgaggctcggtagtgtgtgtggcctccacatgcctgtatgacctccctacaatgcctgggcatgctcctgatgaggtggcggatggtctcctgagggatctcctcccagacctggactaaagcatccaccaactcctggacagtctgtggtgcaacgtggcgttggtggatggagcgagacatgatgtcccagatgtgctcaattggattcaggtctggggaacgggcgggccagtccatagcatcaatgccttcatcttgcaggaactgctgacacacttcaGCCACATGacgtctagcattgtcttgcattaggaggaacccagggccaaccacaccagcatatggtctcacaaggggtctgaggatctcatctcggtacctaatggcagtcaggctacctctggcgagcacatggagggctgtgcggccccccaaagaaatgacaCCCCACTCCATGACTggcccaccgccaaaccggtaatgctggaggatgttgcaggcagcagaacgttctccacggcgtctccagactgtcacgtctgtcacatgtgctcagtgtgaacctgctttcatctgtgaagagcacagggcgccagtggcgaatttgccaatcttggtgttctctggcaaatatcaaacgtcctgcacagtgttgggctgtaagcacaacccccacctgtggacgtcgggccctcataccaccctcatggagtctgtttctgaccgtttgagcagacacatgcacatttgtggcctgctggaggtaattttgcagggctctggcagtgctcctccttgcacaaaggcggaggtagcggtcctgctgctgggttgttgccctcctacggcctcctccacatctcctgatgtactggcctgtctcctggtagcgcctccatgctctggacactacgctgacagacacagcaaaccttcatGCGACCAAATCGTAATACACATGGTCAACTTGGTTTGACATTTGATGACATCCCTATGGGGCAAGTTAAGGATTATCATTAAACATTAAACCTCCCCCCAAGACAACTCTCGTTTCTTTACCATGACTGCTGCATTTCAGCTCCCTTTCAAGTGAAATAAAGTCAATTGAGACCAAGGGGCCAGAGTTCCGGTCTAGAAGCACAGTTTCGACTTCTCCTACAGACTTGCTTCGGTATTACAGTTAAACTGACGCCCGGCCCAGTAAGACCATTTCCATAGACGGCCACATAATCCGGAAGTCAGATTATAAAATTCCTTAAAACACAGGAGCTGGTTGAAACACAGTGGTGGGAGTGGCGAGCTGtggctccatggcagga
Encoded proteins:
- the LOC139383039 gene encoding leucine-rich repeat-containing protein 75A-like, which codes for MGTKQTKGVGGQEAGPSPQHGWKRTPTKERGDLFTSFMLRSGDRLSRGGSPPPYQRRIGMIQEMMLMAKQGKQDKATEMLQTLRQDLGMESTSLDDVLYRYASFRNLVDPITHDLVISLARYIQCPPKTGPGEDSLGAMEKVCRQLTYHLSPHSQWRRQGILKRKPQACLKVMLSTPPPNGALDLSGIPLTVRDMERLCAYLQRHAPIICSLEMGFTELTDDAFLLLLPTLAALPRLETLALNGNRLTRAVLKELTDSLKDPASFPSVTWIDLGNNVDIFSLPQPFLVSLRKRCPKQGNLPTILEFGESQASEPEGRVGDDDDDRDDINRTESMDELRSEVEGEMDGETEIEEMMEELLDFDLEVQGKEDEIEDSMWTMEEQRREETRGQGIKKMVERAELEEEDTQSQSSHLSCSSQSQHSSGVVELMKEEEGEEGTDHLDPLT